The nucleotide sequence aagtacccatcacaaacccttatctcccgcattacattatttgccatttgcctctcattttcctctcccccacttcacccttgccgttttatttgccctctctctctgtcctccctctttctctatttgcctctttttgccccttgcactttccgccgttatgtctgaaattggggaaattatttttgatatggacaataataatatcatgaaaaattctgatgctcctgctgaagaaccccctatctcacatgcaaaaaaattccgaattggtagtggtaatattattggaaaaggagttatacaagatttctttacttgtgccggtgatttgccttctatgggtagctctatccttcatagaactagtagtcttgcggacgctattgccatgcttgtagttgaacttgaaagacaatttatgcacatgcatccttgcatacaaaggattttcttagaattttctaatattgagcattcttctgttaagcgtgccgctactatctttttggctcatgagtttagattcataataaaagaggccaaagaaatctttgcgcattatagggtggatgcttgccgtcctcccatagaggctatcctttttgatcaagaagaaataatgtgttttcaatctctagactatgttgctttcaatgaaaatcttagaaaaagggttcctaccaatgttctagatgatagaatttctgaacttaataatgatttggctattcgaaataatgaactaggatattctctcgagtgtaggctcacaaagttctgtcaaaagaatgcttataatgatgaattgattgtgcaatacgaagggccaaaggaggaacctatacctcctaaggttgatcttggggaattttgtcccattaaatttagcccttttgattacttttgcttgcctcaaagaaaacttgctgccgaacatagggaatatgaaatgagttttaatgatctatcttattattatggcaatacctagatctatcttcgcttttatgcctagctatgggcgttaaatgatagcgcttgttgggaggcaacccaattttatttttattccttgctttttgctcctgtttagtaataaataatttatatagcctctgttttggttgtgtgttttgtgtttaattagtgtttgtgccaagtagaaccgttgggaagacttggggaaagtctttttaatcttgctgtaaaaaacagaaactttagcgctcacgagaactgctgccatttttatttagaaagtgatatttagttaattctttttgaagatgattaatagataaattcctcacgtccagcaatttattttagaatttttggggttccagatcttgcgttagctacatattactacagactgttctgtttttgacagattctgtttgtcgtgtgttgtttgcttattttgatgaatctatggctagtaaaatagtttataaaccatagagaagttggaatacattaggtttaacaccaatataaataaagaatgagttcattacagtaccatgaagtggtgttttgttttcttttgctaacggagctcgcgagattttctactttaagttttgtgttgtgaagttttcaagttttgggtaaagatttgatggattatggaacaaggagtggcaagagcctaagcttggggatgcccatggaaccacAAATATaacctaaggacacctaaaagctaaagcttggggatgccccggaaggcatcccctctttcatctacttctatctgtaactttactttgagctatatttttatttaccacatgatatgtgttttgcttggagcgtcttgtattatttgagtctttatttgttagttttacacaatcatccttgctgcacacacctttttaaGAGATACACCCATGATTTGGAAAttgttagaacactctatgtgcttcacttatatcttttgagttatatagtttttgctctagtgcttcacttatatcttttagagcacgttggtggatttgttttatagaaaccattgttctctcatgcttcacttagattattttgagagtcctacaaaacagcatggtaatttgctttattatgttaggcattcaagattaataatgaaattttcttatgagtgtgttgaatactatgagaagtttgaaacttgataattgttttcagatatggagatggtgatattagagtcgtgctagttgagtagttgtgaatttgagaaatgcttgtgttgaagtttgtgattcccgtagcatgcacgtatggtgaatcgttatgttaagaagtcggagcatgatgtatttattgattgtcctccttatgagtggcagtcggggacgagcgatggtcttttcctaccaatctatccccctaggagcatgcgtgtagtactttgcttcgataactaatagttttttgcaataagtatgtgagttctttatgactaatgttgagtccatggattatacgcactctcacccttccaccattgctagcctctctaataccgcacaccttttgccggtatcatacacccaccatataccttcatcaaaacagccaccatacctacctatcatggcatttccatagccattccgagatatatcgccatgcaactttccaccgttccgtttattatgacacgctctatcattgtcatattgcttcgcatgatcatgtagttgacattttagttgtggcaaagccaccgttcataattctttcatataagtcactcgtgcatcattgctatcccggtacactgccggaggcattcatatagagtcatactttgttctagtatcgagttgtaatcattgagttgtaaataaatagaagtgtgatgatcatcattcatagagtattgtccaaAAAAAGTGAGAAAGGCctaaagaaagaaggcccaaaaaagaataaataaaaaggggcaatactactatccttttttccacactcgtgcttcaaagtagcaccatgatcttcatgatagagagtctcctatgctatcactttcatatactagtgggatttttcaattatagaactcggcttgtatattccaacgatgggtttcctcaaaatgccctaggtcttcgtgagaaagcaagttggatgcacacccacttagtttctttttgttgagctttcatatacttatagatctagtgcatccgttgcatggcaatccctactcactaacattgatatctattgatgggcatctccatagcccgctgatacgcctagttgatgtgagatatCTTCcgcctttttgtcttctccgcaaccaccattctattccacctatagtgctatgtccatggctcacgctcatgtattgcgtgaagattgaaaaagtatgagaacactaaaagtatgaaacaattgcttggcttgtcatcgggattgtgcatgatttaaatactttatgtggtgaagatggagcatagacagactatatgattttgtagggataactttctttggccatgttattttgaagagacataattgcttagttagtatgcttgaagtattattatttctatgtcaatattaaaattttgtcttgaatctttcgaatctgaatattcataccacaattaagagaattacattgaaattatgccaagtagcattccacatcaaaaattctgtttttatcatttacctactcgaggacgagcaggaattaagcttgcggatgcttgatacgtctccaacgtatctataatttttgattgttccatgctatattatatcctgttttggacattattgggctttattatacacttttatattattttttggattaacctattaaccagaggcccagcccagaattgatgttttttgcctattttagggttctgcagaaaaagaatatcaaacagagtccaaatggaatgaaaccttcgggaacgtgattttcggaacgaacatgatccagaggacttggaccctacgtcaagcaatcaacgaggaaggcacaaggtagggggcgcgcctaccccccaggcgcgccctccaccctcgtggggcccatgttgctccatcgacgtactccttcctcccatatatacctacgtacccccaaactaccatatacggagccaaaaccctaattccaccgccgtaactttctgtatccacgagatcccatcttggggccttttccggagctccgccggaggggggcatcgatcacggagggcttctacatcaacaccatagcctctccgatgaagtgtgagtagtttacttcagaccttcgggtccatagttattagctagatggcttcttctctctttttggatctcaatacaaagttctccccctctcttgtggagatctattcgatgtaatcttcttttgcggtgtgtttgttgagatcgatgaattgtgggtttatgatcaagtttatctatgaacaatatttgaatcttctctgaattcttttatgtatgattggttatctttgcaagtctcttcgaattatcactttggtttggcctactagattgatctttcttgcaatgggagaagtgcttagctttgggttcaatcttgcagtgtcctttcccagtgacagtaggggcagcaaggcacgtattgtattgttgccatcaaggataacaagatggggtttatatcatattgcatgagtttatccctctacatcatgccatcttgcttaaagtgttattctgttctcttgaacttaatactctagatgcatgctggatagcggtcgatgtgtggagtaatagtagtagatgcaggcaggagtcgatctacttgtctcagacgtgatgcctatatatacatgatcatacctagatattctcataattatgctcaattctgtcaattgctcaacagtaatttgttcacccaccgtaatacttatgctctccagagaagcgtctagtgaaacctatggcccccgggtctattttccatcatattaatcttccaatacttagttatttcctttgccatttattttacttgcatctttatttctctttatcataaaaataccaaaaatattatcttatcatatctatcagatctcactctcgtaggtgaccgtgaagggattgacaacccctttatcgcgttggttgtgaggagtttatttgtttgtgtaggtacgagggactcgtgcgtggcctcctactggattgataccttggttctcaaaactgagggaaatacttacgttgctctactgcatcaccctttcctcttcaagggaaaaccaacgcagtgctcaagaggtagaaaatATTTATTTCCCATTGCAACGCATTGGCTTCTAGTATAATTCACAAATGTACAATCCATATAGAACAGTATGTACTAACAATCAAAATTATGCATTGAATACCATGGAAAATCAAGCATGTCTTGCATTTTGGGTGTGGGAGTAATTACTTTTATATGCATACAATCCATATACATTTTAGATAAGCATATAAGGGGAGTAGGGCATTTTGGAGGATGAGCTCCATGGAGCTCTCTTTCTAAAAAATCAAAAATCACGGTTTGAATTTTTTCAGACGTTTCTTGAAAAAATCATACATGTTTCTATGGATGTGTTTTACATGTGTATAAATTTTGATGATGAAATAAATTATGGTGAGACCTATACAAAAAGAAAAAATCATGCATTTTTAATAGTGAACAATATACATACTCTTCATCACTTTCAAAATCATGATTTTGTCTTTTTATGTAGCTCTCACCATAATGTATACGATCTTTACATTTTACGCATATGATTTAAGCAagattttttgaaacttcaaaatgtAATTTTCAGAAATTTCAAAATTAAGAGCTCCATGGAGGGCCTCAATTTTAGTTTCTCCCAGGGCCCGTGAAATCTCAGCCCTGATCCTCATTTATCATAAAAACATATTCCGTTAAGTTCACAGATTGATTGACTCAAGTTGAACAACGTAGAGGCCAACATCCACATGTAAGAAAAGCATACCGTTATCATCATCATACGCTATTATATCCATCACTCTCCTCGCTCCGTCAATTTGACGAGAGAATCCACAAATGGTTCATATTTGGATAGTCTTCTACAAAAATCATATGGTAGCACCATGCCAATTGTTCTTCCTCAACCACATTTATAAGCTAGGGTAAGTCAATATGATGATACCAACAACACAGTCTTTTGCCTGGATGTTCTAAGGCCTACTGAAAGTTTTCAGACCAGGAAGTCTCCTGACTACGGAAAGCAAATGGATTTTTGTTATCTAATTCTAGAATGATATGAGTTTTACCATGCATGTAACCATGTCTACCAAATAAATTATTTGTAGAAAAGGGATTAGGGATGTGAGGGGTTTGGGGTGGAAGGAAAAATTGAGGAAATTGGATGGAGGGGAGGCGATCACCAAATCCCCTCCGATCCCTGATTGCCATTGGTTTAGAAACCCCTCTCATCAAATGAGCTCAAAATCTAGTGTCAAGGTGTCTTATACATGACATAATTTTTCATCAATATGTCTTGTATAACATGTTGCACATCTAAGATACGAATACCAACTTCCTATTTTACCTCTTATGCTCTAAACTTGGAACCGAAAACGGTTGCATGGACAGAAGCGTGGTAGAGACGCGTCATTGCTCGAAGGGAAGGTTACGACGACGGGTGAAGGACTGGTGGATGATCCAATGAACGCTCGTAGTAATGTATCCTAAAAAACTTATAAATATAGATTGTCAGTTAATCATAGTTAGCCATGCACTTTTTTATTGAAAGCTGGTGATTTTTATGCACCCTCTTACAAGGAAAGAATGAAATATATGTTAGTATTTTAAAAAAAAAGTTGGTTAGCAAACACAAAATATATTACAATACCATTTTtcatgaaaaataaaaatatattagtTTTATGTTACGATGCGAAATGTTTTAAATGTTTAAATAATCAAAATGAGTGATATGATAACATGTATTTATGAACACATTACTACTACCTCTATCCAGATTTGTGAAGCGGCCATGGAATTTTAGTCATCAATTTGATTTGCGAAACATATGATGCCTCTAAATAGTATATACtctctccgatccatattaattgttatTGCTTTAGTACTAAAGGGGCTAATGGAATTTATCATCGGATGAGTTGAAAGAGTCAGTAAGAAAACACAAAAAACAGATTCCAATACTGTTTTTCATGAAAATGTAAAAATATTTGCGTCAACCTCGCTACTGAATTGTTTTAAACGTTTAAATAATAAAAAATGATGAAAGTTTTAGTGCTATTGACAATATGTATTTACGAACAAAGTACTGCCTCTATCCGGGTTTGTAAAGAGGGCATGGTTTTCGTCATCAAATTGACTAGCGAAATGTATGTTGCCTGTAGAAATATATGAAGAAAAAAAGTTTGTAATCAGATATACTGAAACATTTCTCAAAAGAAAAATGGCGATCCATATGTAATGAAATGGGATGATTTAGAAAAAATGGAATGAGAAATTCGAAGAGAAATGGAGTGTACACACCAGTCCACGTCAAACGGCAAAACACACGGCATCCCATAATAATCCACAAAGAAAACATAAATCAGAGGCGAAAGCCCGATAATACCCCCGCTGGACTCACGCACGCACACGCGGCCCCCGATACTTATTCACCCCCGACGCCTACTATTCCATCTATTTTTCCTTTCGCCCAGGCAACCCACCCCTCCTCGTCCATCTCGCTCTCCTCTCCTCCTCACCACGTCCACGCCCTacccatctcgccgccgccgccgccgccaccgcggccagAGCCGGAGCGGCTGCAGGGGCGGGGGTTGAGGGCGCGACGTCGCCCCCGGCCATGGTGATCTCGGCGGAGCCGCCGCCCGCGGCTCTGCCGTCGGATCCCACCGCGGGAGGCGGCGCCGGGGAGGCGGGGGGCGCGGCCGTGGAGGCGGTGATTACGCCGTCGAGCGCGCGCCGCGGGGCCCTGTCGTCGCTCCCGTCGACGCTCAAGACGTGGGGGAGCCACCGGATGCTGCGCTGCGCCCCCGTCAACCGCGCCGGCGACGCCATCGCCCCGGCCAGGCGGTCCTCCTCGCAGCAGCTCGACGAGGTCAGCGAGAGGCTCCTTCTCGGCCTCCGcgaggcttcggcggcggcggcggcggcgcccggcgtTGGCAGCGCCGCGGAGGACGACGAGTCCCCGGGGGCCGGCGAGGCGGCCTCTCCGCGTCCGTCGAAGGCGCGCACCCGACGACGCCGCCGCGCCTTGATGCCGTCCCCCGCGCCCGGCGCG is from Triticum aestivum cultivar Chinese Spring chromosome 3A, IWGSC CS RefSeq v2.1, whole genome shotgun sequence and encodes:
- the LOC123057626 gene encoding uncharacterized protein, with amino-acid sequence MVISAEPPPAALPSDPTAGGGAGEAGGAAVEAVITPSSARRGALSSLPSTLKTWGSHRMLRCAPVNRAGDAIAPARRSSSQQLDEVSERLLLGLREASAAAAAAPGVGSAAEDDESPGAGEAASPRPSKARTRRRRRALMPSPAPGASASPQASERERRLVRADALDRARFSATLSAEEIEEDVYALTGARPRRRPRRRRPRAVQKQLDMLLPGAWLSEITAEFYRVPDDR